In one window of Henckelia pumila isolate YLH828 chromosome 1, ASM3356847v2, whole genome shotgun sequence DNA:
- the LOC140876296 gene encoding lachrymatory-factor synthase-like — MERNISSQTWEARVSTKLEKAAAHQIWPLFQDFFGLHRWFPGLAICHGIHGTNGEPGCVRYCAGFGLKSNEEESGLRWSTERLTAIDHAQMTFSYEIVDCNIGFKSYVSSIKVVPAEGRGGGCVVEWCFRVDPVVGWKFEDLVGKYEVGLQLMTKKMEAAVSE, encoded by the coding sequence ATGGAGCGAAACATTTCATCACAAACATGGGAAGCGAGGGTTTCAACGAAGCTGGAGAAGGCCGCGGCTCACCAAATATGGCCTCTGTTCCAGGATTTCTTCGGGCTTCATCGATGGTTCCCGGGCCTCGCCATATGCCACGGCATCCACGGGACCAATGGCGAGCCGGGCTGCGTGCGTTACTGCGCGGGATTCGGTCTCAAAAGCAACGAAGAGGAGTCCGGTTTGCGTTGGTCTACGGAGAGGCTAACCGCCATTGACCATGCCCAAATGACGTTCAGTTATGAGATTGTGGATTGCAATATTGGGTTCAAGTCCTACGTCTCCAGCATCAAGGTTGTTCCGGCGGAGGGCCGCGGCGGAGGATGTGTCGTTGAATGGTGTTTCCGTGTTGATCCGGTGGTTGGATGGAAGTTTGAAGATTTGGTGGGCAAATACGAAGTTGGGTTGCAGCTCATGACTAAGAAGATGGAGGCTGCCGTTTCTGAGTAA